The following are from one region of the candidate division KSB1 bacterium genome:
- a CDS encoding dihydroorotate dehydrogenase, whose protein sequence is MNPLQIHIGRVEFATPVFVASGTFGYGQEAAELVDLRTIGAIVTKSIGATPRAGNPPPRLCETPAGLLNSIGLQNVGVHSFVTEKLPFLRAHAGVIIVNVAGRTLEEYQEVVTVLEEQEGIAGYELNFSCPNVKEGGLEFSQKPAVTAAATAAIRRLTQRLVIPKLTPNVTRVSEIAQAAEAAGADAVSLINTVTGMAVDIETWRPRLNTVVGGYSGPAIKPIALAKVYEAANAVRIPVIGMGGIRTWQDAVEFFLVGATAVQIGTANFVDPRSAVQVAEGLRAYLAAKGLGSIAALRGRLQR, encoded by the coding sequence ATGAACCCCCTGCAGATTCACATCGGCCGGGTGGAGTTTGCCACGCCGGTGTTCGTGGCGTCTGGCACCTTTGGCTACGGCCAGGAAGCGGCAGAGCTGGTGGATTTGCGCACCATCGGCGCGATCGTGACCAAGTCAATCGGTGCCACACCGCGTGCGGGGAATCCCCCGCCGCGGTTGTGTGAAACGCCCGCCGGCCTGCTCAATTCCATCGGCTTGCAAAATGTCGGCGTGCACAGCTTTGTCACGGAAAAACTTCCCTTTCTCCGGGCCCATGCCGGCGTGATCATCGTCAATGTCGCCGGCCGCACGCTGGAGGAATACCAGGAAGTCGTGACCGTGCTCGAAGAACAGGAGGGTATTGCCGGCTACGAATTGAATTTCTCCTGCCCCAACGTGAAGGAGGGCGGCCTGGAATTCAGCCAGAAACCGGCGGTCACCGCGGCCGCCACGGCCGCCATTCGCCGCCTCACGCAGCGGCTGGTGATTCCCAAGCTCACGCCCAATGTCACACGCGTGAGCGAGATTGCGCAGGCGGCCGAGGCGGCAGGTGCCGATGCCGTATCCCTGATCAACACCGTCACCGGCATGGCGGTTGACATCGAAACCTGGCGGCCGCGCCTGAACACGGTTGTCGGTGGCTATTCCGGGCCGGCGATCAAACCGATCGCGCTTGCCAAAGTGTATGAAGCGGCCAATGCGGTGCGCATTCCGGTGATCGGCATGGGCGGCATTCGCACCTGGCAGGATGCGGTGGAGTTCTTTCTGGTGGGTGCCACTGCGGTGCAAATCGGCACGGCGAATTTTGTCGATCCGCGCAGCGCCGTGCAAGTGGCGGAGGGATTGCGCGCTTATCTGGCGGCCAAAGGCCTGGGCAGCATTGCGGCGTTGCGCGGCCGGCTGCAGCGGTGA
- a CDS encoding dihydroorotate dehydrogenase electron transfer subunit — protein MIANHEVARGIFLMRLHAPAIAAVVQPGQFVNIQTQTRPVEQLIPLLRRPFSVCQVDRQQGHFTILWKAIGPGTRLLASHRAGTVLSVLGPLGRGFRLPEHASSIALVAGGLGIAPMPMLAAALQQRGFSFEALIGCRTAAELWGAEELQRLGGRVAVATDDGSAGHHGFVTALLQHWLAQPATATGRQVYACGPMAMLAAVAERCRAANLVAQVAVETIMGCGFGICMGCNLEPAQGVQQFGRYWLACLDGPVFDSDRIRYS, from the coding sequence GTGATTGCCAACCACGAAGTGGCACGGGGCATTTTTTTGATGCGCCTGCACGCACCCGCGATCGCGGCCGTGGTGCAACCCGGCCAGTTTGTCAACATTCAAACGCAGACCCGGCCGGTGGAGCAGCTCATCCCGTTGTTGCGCCGGCCGTTCAGCGTATGCCAGGTCGATCGCCAGCAGGGCCACTTCACCATTTTGTGGAAAGCGATTGGTCCCGGCACGCGCCTGCTCGCCAGCCATCGCGCCGGCACGGTGTTGAGCGTGCTGGGTCCACTGGGCCGGGGATTTCGCCTCCCGGAGCACGCCAGCAGCATCGCTTTGGTTGCCGGCGGCCTGGGCATCGCGCCCATGCCGATGCTGGCGGCGGCATTGCAACAGCGCGGTTTCTCTTTCGAGGCGTTGATCGGCTGCCGTACGGCAGCGGAGCTGTGGGGTGCGGAGGAATTGCAGCGCCTGGGCGGCCGCGTGGCCGTTGCCACGGACGACGGCAGCGCCGGCCATCACGGCTTTGTCACCGCTTTGTTGCAGCACTGGCTGGCGCAGCCGGCCACCGCGACCGGCCGCCAGGTGTATGCCTGCGGCCCCATGGCCATGCTCGCTGCCGTGGCGGAACGGTGCCGCGCGGCCAATCTCGTGGCGCAAGTCGCAGTGGAGACCATCATGGGGTGCGGCTTCGGCATTTGCATGGGCTGCAATCTGGAGCCGGCGCAGGGCGTGCAACAGTTCGGCAGATATTGGCTCGCCTGTCTGGACGGGCCGGTTTTCGACTCGGATCGCATACGCTATTCATGA
- a CDS encoding tetratricopeptide repeat protein yields MKIRFLPAAVVALCHLAGCAYFNTYYNTQRLYKEALEEHKRRPATVDKPTAAEIQKFDKTIEKGSKILQVYPNSKYVDDTLLMLGECFFHKQEYPQALRKFNELITLFPQSELVAPALLWKARTYIEQEDFTNAEAVLKELQNDRKKGDILHRAQYHLGEIYYRQEQYEPAARLFEPAAKRLSDKKLRVAAYLRWGECRFKLKHYHEAAKAYYQAGKQDVDLDVKFNAGLAFARALKADGSYDKALLKLNSMQKEFSTHKNLAWVRFEIAECKLRQGRVEEAEELFALITANDKRTEASAAAYFVLGDLYQRQRHDYARAKEFFDKVRSENSRSEYATAAQQRSKAIDDLLKLNSALSLLRLQQQSPASPAGQPQAERTRESHQSSRASIRRLPTRKLARSSDPAKLRAEMANNQINLAELYYYQFEMPDSAFHIYETVARDYHDTEAAAAALYALALLKAAQDSTGLALRDSLLHVLAEKYPHTRHGREARRRLGVRAAAEQTTSSAREKFQQAESLWLSGGDPQTAIRLLQDLVEQQEDEEIRSKSLFAIGWLYENKLTDNAQAYAAYKQLLEKFPSSSYSNKVRKKVTAFEKQMTGAETTPAPAAGNPAASDSLRARIEQDRQAGPPPQPPTLERKQQRRPPPEVPPPQQQEEEEEEEEEEQNMDDVPPRW; encoded by the coding sequence ATGAAGATTCGCTTTTTGCCGGCCGCCGTGGTTGCCCTGTGCCATCTTGCAGGATGCGCCTATTTCAACACCTACTACAACACCCAACGGCTTTACAAGGAAGCCCTGGAAGAGCACAAACGCCGGCCGGCCACGGTGGACAAGCCCACTGCGGCCGAAATTCAAAAGTTCGACAAGACGATCGAGAAAGGCTCGAAGATTCTGCAGGTCTATCCCAACTCCAAATACGTGGACGACACCCTGCTGATGCTGGGCGAGTGTTTCTTCCACAAGCAGGAGTATCCCCAGGCGTTGCGCAAGTTCAACGAGCTGATCACGCTCTTTCCCCAAAGCGAGCTGGTAGCGCCCGCCCTTTTGTGGAAAGCGCGCACCTACATCGAGCAGGAGGACTTCACCAACGCCGAAGCCGTGCTCAAGGAACTGCAAAACGACCGCAAAAAGGGCGACATTCTCCATCGCGCGCAATACCATCTCGGGGAGATTTACTATCGCCAGGAGCAGTATGAGCCCGCCGCACGGCTGTTCGAGCCGGCGGCCAAGCGCCTCTCCGACAAGAAGTTGCGCGTCGCGGCCTACCTGCGCTGGGGCGAATGCCGTTTCAAGCTCAAGCACTATCACGAGGCCGCCAAGGCCTACTATCAAGCCGGCAAGCAGGATGTTGATCTGGACGTCAAATTCAACGCCGGTCTTGCCTTCGCACGTGCGCTCAAAGCCGACGGCAGCTACGACAAGGCGCTGCTCAAATTGAACAGCATGCAAAAGGAATTCAGCACGCACAAAAACCTGGCGTGGGTGCGTTTCGAAATCGCGGAGTGCAAGCTGCGCCAGGGCCGGGTGGAAGAAGCGGAGGAGCTGTTCGCGCTGATCACCGCCAATGACAAGCGCACCGAGGCCTCGGCGGCCGCCTATTTCGTGCTGGGTGATTTGTATCAGCGCCAGCGCCATGATTATGCCAGGGCCAAAGAATTCTTCGACAAGGTGCGCAGCGAGAACAGCCGCTCGGAATATGCCACGGCCGCACAACAGCGCTCCAAAGCCATCGATGATTTGCTGAAATTGAACAGTGCGCTCAGCCTGCTGCGGTTGCAGCAGCAATCCCCCGCCAGCCCGGCCGGCCAGCCGCAAGCAGAGCGCACCCGGGAAAGTCACCAAAGCTCCCGCGCGTCGATCCGGCGCCTGCCCACCAGAAAGCTCGCGCGCTCCAGCGATCCCGCCAAACTGCGCGCCGAAATGGCCAACAACCAAATCAATCTCGCGGAGCTGTATTACTACCAGTTCGAGATGCCGGACTCGGCTTTCCATATCTATGAAACGGTGGCGCGTGATTACCACGACACCGAGGCTGCGGCCGCCGCGCTTTATGCACTTGCATTGCTCAAGGCCGCGCAGGATTCCACTGGACTGGCGCTGCGCGACAGTCTGCTGCACGTGCTGGCGGAAAAATATCCCCACACCCGGCACGGTCGCGAGGCACGCCGGCGGCTGGGCGTGCGCGCTGCCGCGGAACAAACCACCTCTTCGGCGCGGGAGAAATTCCAGCAGGCCGAATCGCTCTGGCTCTCCGGCGGCGATCCGCAAACCGCCATTCGGCTCTTGCAGGATCTCGTGGAACAACAGGAAGACGAGGAGATCAGATCGAAATCCCTGTTTGCCATCGGCTGGCTTTATGAGAACAAGCTCACTGACAACGCCCAGGCCTATGCCGCCTACAAGCAATTACTCGAAAAATTTCCCAGCTCCTCCTATTCCAACAAGGTGCGCAAGAAAGTCACCGCTTTCGAAAAACAGATGACCGGCGCGGAAACCACCCCGGCACCGGCGGCGGGCAATCCTGCCGCCAGCGACAGTTTGCGTGCCCGCATCGAGCAGGATCGCCAGGCAGGGCCTCCTCCGCAACCACCAACTCTGGAACGCAAGCAGCAGCGCAGGCCACCACCGGAGGTGCCACCGCCACAACAACAGGAGGAGGAGGAAGAAGAGGAGGAAGAGGAACAGAACATGGATGATGTTCCTCCCCGCTGGTGA
- a CDS encoding NAD-dependent deacylase — protein sequence MLPFDDKLLAQLDRTARVAVLTGAGISAESGLPTFRGPGGWWRNHRAEELATPAAFQRDPRLVWEWYRHRREQVAQHHPNAGHAALVALAGQVQQFTLITQCVDRYHQQAGSREVIELHGNLRESRCLQCGVQAEGATEIWREGLPYCGCGGLRRPAVVWFGEELPAAVLQRAFHAAEACTIFFAIGTSAVVYPAAQLPHVARAAGATLVEINPERTPLTPQAHWFLQGPAGEILPALLAALSGAGAGSTASV from the coding sequence ATGTTGCCTTTCGATGACAAACTGCTGGCACAACTCGACCGGACCGCACGCGTGGCTGTTTTGACCGGCGCCGGCATCTCGGCGGAAAGCGGTTTGCCGACCTTTCGCGGCCCGGGCGGCTGGTGGCGCAATCATCGCGCCGAGGAATTGGCCACCCCCGCAGCCTTCCAGCGTGATCCCCGGCTCGTGTGGGAATGGTACCGTCACCGCCGGGAGCAGGTGGCGCAGCATCACCCCAATGCCGGACATGCCGCGCTGGTGGCATTGGCCGGGCAGGTGCAGCAATTCACTCTGATCACCCAATGCGTTGACCGCTATCATCAACAGGCGGGGTCACGGGAGGTGATCGAGCTGCACGGCAATCTGCGGGAGAGCCGCTGCCTGCAATGCGGTGTGCAGGCGGAGGGCGCGACCGAGATTTGGCGCGAGGGGCTGCCCTATTGCGGCTGTGGCGGTTTGCGCCGGCCGGCGGTGGTGTGGTTTGGGGAGGAATTGCCGGCCGCCGTATTGCAGCGGGCCTTTCATGCCGCGGAGGCGTGCACGATCTTTTTCGCGATCGGCACTTCCGCCGTGGTCTACCCAGCGGCACAATTGCCCCATGTCGCGCGGGCGGCGGGCGCCACCTTAGTGGAGATCAATCCCGAGAGAACACCGTTGACGCCGCAAGCGCATTGGTTTTTGCAGGGACCAGCGGGTGAAATCCTGCCGGCACTGCTTGCCGCCCTCTCCGGCGCAGGCGCTGGCAGCACCGCGTCGGTGTGA
- a CDS encoding GNAT family N-acetyltransferase translates to MEISIRAAASSDIPALQALIPLSARALSQGWYTPQQIESAIRYVFGVDSRLIADGTYYVALGNGDLVGCGGWSRRKTLFGGDQMKADEDPLLDPAHEAARIRAFFVHPQYARRGIGRLLIQTCEEAARAAGFSRMELAATLPGEPLYAAMGYVAVARFAHLTPDGTSLPLVHMAKSLVPAVTPP, encoded by the coding sequence ATGGAAATCAGCATACGCGCGGCGGCCAGCAGTGACATCCCCGCCCTGCAAGCTCTCATCCCGCTGTCGGCACGCGCCCTTAGTCAGGGTTGGTATACGCCGCAACAGATCGAAAGCGCGATCCGATACGTCTTCGGGGTGGACAGCCGGTTGATTGCCGACGGCACCTACTATGTCGCGCTCGGCAACGGTGATTTGGTTGGTTGTGGCGGCTGGAGCAGGAGGAAGACGCTGTTTGGTGGTGATCAAATGAAGGCGGACGAGGATCCGCTGCTTGATCCCGCGCACGAGGCCGCGCGCATCAGGGCTTTTTTCGTGCATCCGCAATATGCACGACGGGGCATCGGCCGGCTCCTGATCCAAACGTGTGAAGAGGCCGCCCGCGCCGCCGGTTTTTCACGCATGGAACTGGCAGCCACGCTGCCGGGGGAGCCGCTTTACGCGGCCATGGGATATGTCGCCGTGGCACGCTTCGCTCATCTCACACCCGATGGCACCTCGCTGCCGCTGGTGCACATGGCCAAGTCACTTGTGCCGGCGGTCACACCGCCATGA
- a CDS encoding tetratricopeptide repeat protein, translating into MRVCFPKDRRRRQAVRNGVVKVVGVLAFLLTGTTLPAQALFDNDGRAARMIGLGGAHLVAAPDPLAAAWNPALLSALREAQFALSLEQAFTLSSAGAAGFWPALGGFGLTVMKLSDGRRELERLSLGWGKTWTPFFSFGLSLHGNRSGPQTRAETFTTATVGFILHPFSGRLPVSEELGSPVAFNSPLPPYRFALSLQASDIALGERRLRTYYKSSMALRPAKRAPALFASLEWQEAEPFARLGLAVPVLPNFALYSSLVDFKSRRSAVGLALLSERSAFDLTYSFADAHVRGGMSMRLGPNPVSRAQQHYEAGTRLAEAQNYRAALRQMRHYHVYEPEDARLQQLLRALQIKVESEDRQIRTLLDEARAYEHKHWYISAALNYLQVLKMDRRHPHARNRLAVLQPRLDIYLNQLYTRGVQAFEAGNYEVAHKAFDNILLVRPNYPRVEHYLAQLREIRAKQAEEIFLRGLGYYSQKNYRKAIAAFEEALSLAPQHEEALATMEKARAGLAQQKKQNDQLFAQAQRWQQRRQYLTAYNLYRQILNNDPDYDAARHEIQALQGRIDEFIAARMQAGERAFQQGDLAAAAEHFDAILDMSPGHREAAAYRQRLAEARRTRIEGLMRNAMSLFDARLWQRAVEAFERVLDLDPANKFAISKRNEALSMINLKDLYEQGERYYNRGQFLQAMELFDRVLARDPNHAEAKRYLDNAQRQLNLVIEQHFNRGLSHYANEDYDNAIKEWDRVLALNPDHAQSRQYREQARQKLEALQKLMNP; encoded by the coding sequence GTGAGAGTGTGCTTCCCCAAAGACCGCCGCCGGCGGCAGGCCGTGCGCAACGGCGTTGTCAAGGTCGTGGGGGTGCTGGCCTTCCTGCTGACGGGCACTACCCTGCCGGCGCAAGCTCTGTTTGACAATGACGGCCGTGCGGCACGCATGATCGGTCTGGGTGGCGCACACCTCGTTGCCGCACCCGACCCCCTGGCAGCGGCATGGAATCCCGCTCTGCTGTCCGCGCTGCGCGAGGCGCAATTTGCCTTGAGCCTCGAGCAAGCCTTCACCCTTTCCAGCGCGGGCGCCGCCGGATTTTGGCCGGCGCTCGGCGGCTTCGGTCTCACCGTGATGAAGCTGTCCGATGGCCGCCGCGAACTCGAACGCTTGAGCCTGGGCTGGGGCAAGACCTGGACGCCTTTCTTCTCGTTCGGACTGTCTTTGCACGGCAACCGCAGCGGCCCGCAGACCAGGGCGGAAACTTTCACCACCGCCACCGTTGGTTTCATTCTGCATCCTTTTAGCGGCCGTTTGCCGGTCTCCGAGGAGCTGGGCAGTCCCGTCGCCTTCAATTCGCCACTACCGCCCTATCGCTTTGCGCTGTCGCTGCAGGCCAGCGATATTGCCCTGGGGGAGCGACGCCTGCGAACCTATTACAAAAGCAGCATGGCGCTGCGCCCCGCGAAACGCGCGCCGGCCCTGTTTGCCTCCCTGGAATGGCAGGAGGCAGAGCCCTTCGCGCGGCTGGGCTTGGCGGTGCCTGTCCTTCCCAATTTTGCGCTCTATTCCTCCCTGGTCGATTTCAAGAGCCGGCGCAGCGCCGTGGGGCTGGCGCTGCTCAGCGAGCGCTCTGCCTTTGACCTGACCTACTCTTTCGCGGATGCGCACGTGCGCGGCGGCATGAGCATGCGGCTGGGGCCCAATCCGGTGAGCCGGGCGCAGCAGCATTACGAGGCCGGCACCAGGCTGGCGGAGGCGCAAAACTATCGCGCCGCACTGCGCCAGATGCGGCACTATCACGTCTATGAGCCGGAGGATGCCAGGCTGCAGCAGCTGCTGCGCGCCCTGCAAATCAAAGTCGAATCCGAAGACCGGCAAATTCGCACGCTGCTCGACGAGGCACGCGCCTATGAGCACAAGCACTGGTACATCAGTGCCGCGCTTAATTATCTGCAGGTGCTGAAAATGGACCGCCGCCACCCGCACGCGCGCAACCGGCTGGCCGTGCTGCAGCCGCGGCTCGACATTTATCTCAACCAGCTCTACACCCGCGGCGTGCAGGCCTTCGAAGCCGGCAATTACGAAGTCGCGCACAAGGCCTTCGACAACATTTTGCTCGTCCGCCCCAACTACCCGCGCGTGGAACACTATCTGGCGCAGCTCCGGGAAATACGCGCCAAACAGGCGGAGGAGATTTTCCTGCGCGGATTGGGCTACTACAGCCAGAAGAACTACCGCAAAGCCATCGCGGCGTTCGAAGAGGCACTCAGCCTGGCGCCGCAACACGAGGAGGCGCTCGCCACCATGGAAAAGGCGCGCGCCGGTCTGGCGCAGCAGAAAAAGCAGAATGACCAACTGTTCGCGCAGGCACAGCGCTGGCAGCAGCGCCGGCAATATCTCACCGCCTACAATCTCTACCGCCAGATTCTCAACAATGACCCGGACTACGATGCCGCCCGCCACGAGATTCAGGCGCTGCAGGGCCGCATCGATGAATTCATCGCGGCACGCATGCAGGCCGGCGAGCGGGCCTTTCAGCAGGGCGACCTCGCCGCCGCCGCCGAGCATTTCGATGCCATTCTCGACATGTCGCCCGGCCATCGCGAAGCCGCGGCCTACCGCCAGCGCCTCGCCGAGGCCAGGCGCACCCGCATCGAGGGTTTGATGCGGAACGCCATGTCTCTCTTCGATGCGCGTTTGTGGCAGCGCGCCGTGGAGGCCTTCGAACGCGTGCTCGACCTCGATCCCGCCAACAAATTCGCCATCAGCAAGCGCAATGAAGCCCTGTCAATGATCAACCTCAAGGATTTGTATGAGCAGGGTGAGCGCTACTACAACCGCGGCCAGTTTTTGCAGGCGATGGAGCTGTTCGACCGCGTGCTCGCCCGCGATCCCAATCATGCCGAGGCCAAGCGCTATCTCGACAACGCACAGCGCCAGCTCAATCTCGTCATCGAACAACACTTCAACCGCGGCCTGAGCCATTATGCCAATGAAGACTACGACAACGCCATCAAAGAGTGGGATCGCGTGCTCGCCCTCAACCCCGATCACGCGCAATCGCGGCAGTATCGGGAGCAGGCGCGCCAAAAGCTCGAAGCGCTGCAAAAACTCATGAACCCCTGA
- a CDS encoding adenylate/guanylate cyclase domain-containing protein, whose translation MPALKKPQNWWQRLVAGVLEFFSGLEIKYKLSINIAIIVVMVIVFFSALILPIQRRVLDNATMETCTYLLKKLSQSIYSSLLLNNRTEVQLEVTRTRQMGVKGLQYILIFDRTGALIATSDSIKTGLVLPPATLEALARQETVTVREDASYYEFYYPITARMDAGAARKPLLGVGCVGFARQVLTEPIIHTQRRILAMAALVIVMSVWVIYFFAQKMVDEIHALSRAAREVGNGNLEVSLQPRSNDELGQLAREFNNMIIHLREKLQMQKFLSKLTVQMIHQRGGHRVEPYEGERRNVTILFSDIRNFSAIAEDSEPEQIVKLINIYFDLQTRIIEANGGVVDKFMGDQIMAVFQGPRMIEEAVRAATEIQRAVKELNRQRRAAGEVTFELGIGINQGLAVMGNMGSKNRMDYTVIGDVVNIANRLCNLARSGQIIAEYNIAHSLNGAYIINRLDSIVVKGRSKPVEIGEIGYERDDEL comes from the coding sequence TTGCCAGCGCTCAAGAAACCGCAAAACTGGTGGCAGCGCCTTGTTGCCGGCGTGCTGGAGTTCTTCAGCGGGCTTGAGATCAAATACAAGCTCAGCATCAACATCGCCATCATCGTCGTGATGGTGATCGTGTTCTTCAGTGCGCTCATCCTGCCGATCCAGCGTCGCGTGCTGGACAACGCGACCATGGAGACGTGCACCTACCTGCTCAAAAAACTCAGCCAAAGCATCTACAGCAGCCTGTTGCTCAACAACCGCACCGAAGTGCAGCTCGAAGTGACCCGGACGCGCCAGATGGGCGTCAAGGGTCTGCAATACATCCTGATTTTCGACCGCACCGGCGCCCTGATTGCGACTTCGGATTCCATCAAGACCGGTCTGGTTCTGCCGCCGGCCACGCTCGAGGCCCTGGCGCGGCAGGAAACGGTGACGGTGCGCGAGGATGCTTCCTACTACGAATTCTACTATCCCATCACGGCGCGCATGGATGCCGGCGCCGCACGCAAGCCGCTGCTGGGGGTGGGCTGTGTCGGCTTTGCCAGGCAGGTGCTGACCGAGCCGATCATTCACACCCAGCGCCGCATTCTGGCGATGGCGGCGCTGGTGATCGTGATGTCGGTGTGGGTGATCTATTTCTTCGCGCAGAAGATGGTGGACGAGATCCACGCGCTCTCACGCGCCGCGCGCGAGGTCGGCAATGGCAACCTGGAGGTCAGCCTGCAGCCGCGCAGCAATGACGAGCTGGGCCAGCTCGCGCGCGAATTCAACAACATGATCATCCATCTGCGCGAAAAACTGCAGATGCAGAAATTCCTGTCCAAACTCACCGTGCAGATGATCCACCAGCGCGGCGGTCACCGGGTTGAGCCCTATGAGGGCGAGCGCCGCAATGTCACCATCCTGTTTTCCGATATTCGCAACTTTTCCGCCATCGCGGAGGATTCCGAGCCCGAGCAAATCGTCAAACTCATCAACATCTATTTTGATCTGCAGACCCGCATCATCGAGGCGAATGGCGGAGTGGTGGACAAATTCATGGGCGATCAGATCATGGCGGTGTTTCAGGGGCCGCGCATGATCGAAGAGGCGGTGCGGGCCGCCACCGAAATCCAGCGGGCCGTCAAGGAGCTCAACCGCCAGCGCCGCGCCGCCGGCGAGGTGACGTTCGAGCTGGGAATCGGCATCAATCAGGGCCTGGCGGTGATGGGCAACATGGGCTCGAAGAACCGCATGGACTATACTGTCATCGGCGACGTGGTCAACATTGCCAACCGCCTGTGCAATCTCGCCCGCAGCGGCCAGATCATCGCCGAGTACAACATCGCCCACAGCTTGAATGGCGCCTACATCATCAACCGCCTGGACTCGATCGTGGTCAAGGGGCGCAGCAAACCAGTGGAAATCGGCGAAATCGGTTACGAAAGGGATGACGAGCTGTGA
- the rfaE1 gene encoding D-glycero-beta-D-manno-heptose-7-phosphate kinase: MLDLKPSQVQACLAAMAGRRIAVFGDFMLDRYLWGEVSRISPEAPVPIVDISGETEQLGGAANVANNLASLGAIPHPIGVVGDDSAGSRLLNLMQEAGFPVAGMLTDGSRPTTLKTRIIAHNQHVVRIDRESRAPLGESMQDKLFAHLCDLMPQLDGLVIEDYNKGVIVQPLLSRLIALARERNCLITVDPKFNHFFDYRGVTLFKPNRKETEEVLGTKLHSEEELRRAGELLLHRLACRYVLITLGAEGMALFRGPGDMLRIPTRARKVHDVSGAGDTVIATLTLALAAGADVLEAATLANYAAGVVVAEVGAVPIDKKKLLATIAEHLQWED; the protein is encoded by the coding sequence ATGCTCGATCTCAAACCTTCACAAGTGCAGGCATGCCTGGCGGCCATGGCGGGACGGCGGATTGCTGTTTTCGGCGATTTCATGCTCGACCGCTACCTCTGGGGCGAAGTGTCGCGCATCTCACCGGAAGCACCGGTCCCGATCGTCGATATCTCCGGCGAAACCGAGCAACTGGGCGGCGCGGCCAATGTTGCCAACAATCTCGCCTCACTCGGCGCCATTCCCCATCCCATCGGCGTGGTGGGTGACGACAGCGCCGGCAGCCGCCTGCTCAACCTGATGCAGGAAGCCGGCTTCCCGGTCGCCGGCATGCTCACCGACGGCAGCCGGCCCACCACCCTGAAGACCCGCATCATTGCGCACAACCAGCACGTTGTGCGCATCGACCGCGAATCCCGTGCCCCGCTTGGCGAGAGCATGCAGGACAAGCTGTTCGCGCACCTGTGTGATTTGATGCCACAACTGGACGGCCTGGTGATCGAAGATTACAACAAGGGTGTGATCGTCCAGCCCCTGCTTTCCCGTTTGATCGCGCTCGCCCGCGAGCGGAATTGCCTCATCACCGTCGATCCCAAATTCAACCACTTCTTCGACTATCGCGGCGTGACGCTGTTCAAGCCCAACCGCAAAGAGACGGAGGAAGTGCTGGGCACCAAATTGCATTCCGAAGAGGAACTGCGGCGCGCCGGGGAATTGCTGCTGCACCGCCTGGCCTGCCGTTACGTGCTCATTACCCTGGGCGCCGAAGGCATGGCGTTGTTTCGCGGTCCGGGTGACATGCTGCGCATCCCGACGCGCGCCCGCAAGGTGCATGATGTCTCCGGCGCCGGCGACACCGTGATTGCCACGCTCACGCTCGCCCTGGCCGCGGGTGCCGATGTTCTGGAGGCGGCCACCCTCGCCAATTACGCCGCCGGCGTGGTGGTCGCGGAAGTCGGGGCCGTGCCCATCGACAAGAAAAAGCTCCTCGCCACAATTGCCGAGCATCTGCAATGGGAAGACTGA
- the rfaE2 gene encoding D-glycero-beta-D-manno-heptose 1-phosphate adenylyltransferase: MGRLIALEELLELRAAWRRDGKRMVFTNGCFDLLHRGHVEYLQQAARLGDFLVVGLNSDESVRRLKGEGRPIVPQEDRATILAALACVDYVVYFEQDTPAELIHRLRPEVLVKGADYQIHEIVGHELVQAAGGQVVRIALTPGRATRDVLATILERFCHQHEQKRQANKHTPPRE; encoded by the coding sequence ATGGGAAGACTGATCGCTCTGGAGGAACTTCTGGAATTGCGCGCGGCCTGGCGTCGCGACGGCAAGCGCATGGTGTTCACCAACGGCTGCTTTGACCTGCTGCATCGCGGACATGTGGAGTATTTGCAGCAGGCCGCTAGGCTGGGGGATTTCCTGGTCGTGGGACTCAACTCCGACGAGTCGGTGAGGAGATTGAAAGGCGAGGGGCGGCCGATCGTGCCGCAGGAGGATCGCGCCACGATTCTTGCCGCACTGGCATGTGTGGATTACGTGGTTTATTTCGAGCAGGACACCCCCGCCGAGCTGATTCACCGCCTGCGCCCCGAGGTGCTGGTGAAAGGGGCCGATTATCAAATCCACGAAATCGTCGGCCATGAGCTGGTGCAGGCCGCCGGCGGCCAGGTCGTGCGCATCGCCCTCACGCCCGGACGCGCCACCCGCGACGTGCTGGCCACTATATTGGAGAGATTTTGCCACCAGCACGAACAAAAACGGCAGGCAAACAAACACACCCCGCCGCGGGAGTGA